One window from the genome of Candidatus Chlorohelix allophototropha encodes:
- a CDS encoding AAA family ATPase: MIPNRLTLKNFLCYRDATLDLEGVHLAVLSGDNGAGKSSILDAMTWALWGKARAGDDDLIAQGEVESEVDFEFKVGEDYFRVNRRRTRKSSGHTELNFYVRKLDGSWSNIGEPTVRAKEKQIATTIRTSYETFINSAFLLQGRADSFTVKTAGERKKVLAEILELSRYDEYEKQTKERSREAEAERLRYENELKELTDFLRMRPEFEQQKQDAEARLELERNPMRLREEQQVEFKTRKNRLESSRADLERVSKEINANRKNLEAVKEALVEARRSLNVALAVQNRREEIEESYGKLQEARKIEDSFNEKLHHLNDLNSKQTALENIIQRQKMSLQNKLESIERDLAAVRRNASTLPEIVVQREQTLSELQNAANARKEVEKLRSESAGVQGEAKQAELEVKRLSGELPKIHAKANNVPQEGDRCDQCGTKLEKDAREHTIQEYRKQYKEVQDLKQAEEAKHNKLKERLKELNEQVKLLESQAKPYDELNVKKARLDKEIETAQESERQVSRLELEKEENTRKLKAQDFALQEQQSLQELKQVIATLDYDREAHRQASEQRNQYARYEGEYQRLEMAVTTIARENRNQERYTTEEENYRNEIARKENEKKRLEAEIQDLPELIQKLTALEKEIKESRDRQSLLEKQKLQAEAKLSECDAKAKKEIEIEKAFQRAAEERKIYTELAEAFGKKGIQAMIIDAALPEIEEESNRLLAEMTDGRMSVRFDTQREGRRGEAIETLELYISDEYGARPYELFSGGEAFRVNFAVRIALSKMLARRSGAQLRSLFIDEGFGSQDGQGRERIVDAIRGIEKDFDRIIVITHIQELKDVFPTRIDVVKTPGGSQITLV, translated from the coding sequence ATGATTCCCAATCGCTTGACCCTGAAAAATTTCCTGTGCTATCGCGATGCCACCCTCGACCTCGAAGGGGTGCATCTGGCAGTTCTTTCCGGCGACAACGGCGCGGGCAAATCTAGCATTCTCGATGCTATGACATGGGCGCTGTGGGGCAAGGCACGCGCCGGGGATGATGATCTTATCGCACAGGGCGAAGTTGAAAGCGAAGTGGATTTCGAGTTCAAAGTAGGCGAGGACTATTTCCGGGTAAATCGCCGCCGTACTCGCAAAAGTTCCGGGCATACCGAGTTAAATTTCTATGTCCGCAAGCTGGATGGCAGTTGGTCTAATATCGGTGAGCCAACGGTACGCGCCAAAGAGAAGCAAATCGCTACCACCATTCGCACGAGTTATGAAACCTTTATCAATAGCGCCTTCCTGCTACAAGGTCGCGCCGATTCCTTTACGGTAAAAACAGCAGGCGAACGCAAAAAGGTGTTGGCGGAAATCCTTGAACTGAGCCGCTACGACGAATACGAAAAGCAGACAAAAGAGCGGTCGCGAGAGGCGGAAGCGGAAAGGCTACGTTACGAAAACGAGCTAAAGGAATTAACCGATTTTCTACGCATGCGCCCTGAATTTGAGCAACAAAAGCAGGATGCCGAAGCGCGGCTTGAGCTAGAGCGCAATCCCATGCGCTTGCGCGAAGAACAGCAAGTTGAATTTAAGACACGCAAAAATCGCCTTGAAAGCAGCCGCGCCGATCTGGAACGGGTTAGCAAAGAAATCAACGCCAATCGTAAAAACCTCGAAGCGGTAAAAGAAGCCTTGGTAGAAGCAAGGCGCAGCCTGAACGTGGCTTTGGCAGTGCAGAATCGGCGCGAGGAAATAGAAGAGAGCTATGGCAAATTGCAGGAAGCCCGCAAAATCGAGGACTCTTTTAATGAAAAGCTGCACCATTTAAACGACTTGAACTCAAAACAAACCGCATTGGAAAATATAATCCAGCGGCAAAAGATGAGTCTACAAAACAAACTGGAGAGTATCGAGCGGGATTTAGCAGCGGTACGGCGCAACGCCAGCACCTTGCCTGAAATAGTAGTGCAACGAGAACAAACTCTTTCTGAGCTACAAAATGCGGCTAACGCACGTAAAGAAGTGGAAAAGCTCAGAAGCGAAAGTGCCGGAGTACAAGGCGAAGCAAAACAGGCTGAGTTGGAAGTAAAGCGCTTGAGCGGGGAATTGCCTAAAATCCATGCGAAAGCCAATAATGTTCCACAAGAGGGGGATCGCTGCGATCAGTGTGGCACGAAGCTGGAAAAAGACGCACGCGAACACACCATCCAAGAATATCGCAAGCAATATAAAGAAGTTCAAGACCTAAAACAGGCGGAAGAAGCCAAGCACAACAAACTGAAAGAACGACTGAAAGAGCTTAACGAACAGGTAAAATTGTTAGAAAGCCAAGCAAAGCCCTATGACGAGCTAAACGTCAAGAAGGCAAGGTTGGATAAGGAAATAGAAACGGCGCAAGAATCAGAACGGCAAGTTTCGCGACTAGAGCTAGAAAAAGAGGAAAATACCCGCAAACTAAAAGCGCAAGATTTTGCCTTACAGGAGCAACAGAGCTTGCAGGAATTGAAGCAAGTGATCGCCACGCTGGACTACGACCGAGAAGCCCATCGCCAAGCCAGCGAACAGCGCAATCAGTACGCCCGTTACGAGGGTGAATACCAACGGCTAGAAATGGCAGTAACCACCATTGCACGTGAAAACAGAAACCAAGAACGTTACACCACAGAAGAAGAAAATTACCGAAATGAGATAGCCCGCAAAGAGAACGAGAAGAAGCGGCTAGAAGCGGAGATTCAGGATTTACCGGAGCTTATCCAAAAACTAACCGCGCTGGAAAAAGAAATAAAAGAAAGTCGTGATCGCCAAAGCTTGTTGGAAAAGCAAAAATTGCAAGCGGAAGCGAAACTGTCGGAATGCGACGCAAAAGCTAAAAAGGAAATTGAAATCGAAAAAGCTTTCCAGCGCGCCGCCGAAGAACGTAAAATATATACCGAACTGGCGGAAGCTTTCGGCAAGAAGGGCATTCAAGCAATGATAATAGATGCCGCTTTGCCTGAAATTGAGGAAGAATCCAATCGCTTGCTGGCGGAAATGACCGATGGGCGGATGAGTGTACGCTTCGATACTCAGCGCGAAGGGCGCAGAGGCGAGGCTATAGAAACCCTCGAACTGTATATCTCGGACGAATACGGCGCACGCCCTTACGAGCTTTTCAGTGGGGGCGAAGCATTCAGGGTTAATTTTGCGGTTAGAATTGCGCTGAGCAAAATGCTGGCAAGGCGAAGCGGCGCACAACTTCGCTCCCTCTTCATTGACGAGGGTTTCGGTAGTCAAGACGGACAAGGACGCGAACGAATTGTGGATGCAATCAGGGGCATTGAAAAGGATTTTGACCGGATTATAGTAATCACCCATATCCAAGAACTAAAGGACGTGTTCCCCACGCGCATTGATGTGGTAAAAACGCCCGGTGGTTCGCAAATCACTTTGGTGTAA
- a CDS encoding metallophosphoesterase family protein, translated as MSEYLKIAIFSDIHANAVALEAVLEDLQKQSDIDYLVAAGDIITDGTLPRETWKMLQEMKCRYVRGNHEDFMIGNFGVSRARLSDEVYQSICHVNTWTAAQLDFDIRAIISEMPMHLRFSPAPGHDLVVVHSNFDDCHRFVPQPYLSDEELQDKRGEAGAEVFVFGHYHENFRFERAGVTYANVASVSAPVDRKPLAAYSLFSWRRNHWEIEQHRVPYDVQRYIQMTLASDMPEKGWQLYSVGHHQMLS; from the coding sequence ATGTCGGAGTACCTAAAGATAGCAATTTTTTCGGATATACATGCCAATGCAGTGGCGTTGGAAGCAGTATTAGAAGATTTACAAAAACAAAGTGATATAGATTATCTGGTAGCGGCGGGCGATATTATTACCGATGGTACATTACCTCGCGAAACGTGGAAAATGTTACAAGAAATGAAATGTCGTTATGTGCGTGGCAATCATGAAGATTTTATGATAGGCAATTTTGGTGTATCACGCGCTCGACTATCCGATGAGGTTTACCAGAGCATTTGCCATGTGAATACATGGACTGCTGCACAACTAGATTTTGACATCAGAGCAATAATAAGTGAAATGCCTATGCACCTGCGCTTTTCTCCCGCGCCCGGTCACGATTTGGTGGTGGTACATTCTAACTTTGACGATTGCCATCGTTTTGTGCCACAACCTTATTTAAGTGATGAAGAATTACAGGATAAACGGGGAGAAGCGGGCGCTGAAGTGTTCGTTTTCGGACATTATCACGAAAACTTTAGATTTGAGCGTGCCGGAGTAACCTATGCTAATGTTGCCAGCGTTTCGGCTCCGGTAGATCGCAAACCACTGGCTGCCTATAGCTTATTTTCATGGCGCAGGAATCACTGGGAAATTGAACAGCACCGCGTCCCTTACGATGTGCAACGTTATATACAAATGACCCTTGCTTCGGATATGCCTGAGAAGGGCTGGCAATTATACTCAGTGGGGCATCATCAAATGCTGAGTTAG
- a CDS encoding lysophospholipid acyltransferase family protein codes for MNTVRLFRFGARILPYIPYRFVYAVCRFVAFLIYFLIGRIRENVLWNLAHVLPDYTPQQRAKIARRIIKNNLCNYIDIMRQGKMTTEQFKQQVMVNGIENIYKAQERGKGVIMVSGHLGSFSFSMQRASSYNVDFNLVVEPIEPPEMYDFIKEQRQTDNGVKLIPMGGMEVREIFRVLKRNAVVCMAIDRDVNGEGQLMEFFGADTSIPLGVAEVALRTGAEIIFAHPYRTTKGKHVIDLLPGFSPETTATNKQEAVRELTARMLREVEKMIRLTPDNWMVLQPLWKKEKAST; via the coding sequence ATGAATACCGTTCGTTTATTCCGCTTTGGTGCGCGAATACTGCCCTATATCCCTTACCGATTCGTTTATGCGGTGTGCAGGTTTGTAGCTTTCCTGATTTACTTTCTGATAGGGCGTATCCGAGAAAATGTACTGTGGAATCTAGCGCATGTTTTGCCCGATTATACCCCGCAACAGCGCGCGAAAATTGCCCGCCGCATAATCAAGAATAACCTGTGTAATTACATTGATATTATGCGACAAGGCAAAATGACCACTGAGCAGTTCAAGCAGCAGGTTATGGTAAACGGGATCGAAAATATTTATAAAGCGCAGGAACGGGGCAAGGGTGTAATAATGGTATCCGGGCATCTGGGTAGTTTTTCATTTTCGATGCAACGCGCCAGCAGTTATAACGTTGATTTTAATCTGGTGGTTGAACCAATCGAGCCACCTGAAATGTACGATTTTATTAAGGAACAGCGCCAGACCGATAATGGGGTCAAACTAATTCCGATGGGTGGGATGGAAGTGCGTGAAATCTTCCGAGTACTCAAACGCAATGCGGTAGTTTGCATGGCAATTGACCGCGATGTGAACGGAGAAGGTCAACTGATGGAATTTTTCGGCGCGGATACCTCTATACCGCTCGGAGTTGCTGAAGTAGCCTTGCGCACAGGTGCTGAAATAATTTTCGCACACCCTTACCGCACCACTAAAGGCAAACACGTTATTGATTTACTCCCCGGCTTCTCTCCTGAAACTACCGCCACCAACAAGCAGGAAGCGGTTCGCGAACTGACCGCCCGTATGTTGCGCGAAGTAGAGAAGATGATCCGACTCACTCCTGACAATTGGATGGTGCTACAACCGCTATGGAAAAAAGAAAAAGCCAGCACCTAG
- a CDS encoding prephenate dehydrogenase, with protein MRIAIIGLGLIGGSWALALKEWAKSEERRPSGIEVVGFDAKGTQRAEANKRKIVDHIYATPMEAVKGAQVVIVATPVMAVRETFEDIAAHLEKGAIVTDVCSTKRQVMRWAKELLPDNVSFVGGHPMAGKTAGLEEAEAKLFQDCTYCLIPAPNARQEAIESVVRLVEIAGAKAHFIDADEHDSYVAAISHLPYLTATSLVNLSFESDGWKEISRVAGTGFQDTTRLADGSVQMWLDICRTNNDALISWIDRYQQMLSRVRHMLELAGLQDERGRSRPAEETEPEPLRAFLENAREGRTQLFQNKRKFQLESNFVDSSMPDSKEMKANIGRMFVGGMLKKPKKDEDSKS; from the coding sequence ATGAGAATAGCAATAATAGGGCTGGGGTTAATCGGCGGCTCATGGGCGTTAGCTCTAAAAGAATGGGCTAAATCAGAAGAAAGGCGACCATCGGGAATAGAAGTGGTTGGCTTTGATGCCAAAGGCACGCAAAGAGCAGAAGCCAACAAACGCAAAATAGTTGACCATATCTATGCTACCCCCATGGAAGCAGTAAAAGGGGCGCAAGTGGTAATTGTAGCTACCCCGGTGATGGCAGTGCGCGAAACCTTTGAAGACATTGCTGCTCATCTTGAGAAGGGCGCGATAGTTACCGATGTGTGTAGCACTAAGCGTCAGGTAATGCGATGGGCTAAAGAATTACTACCCGATAACGTCAGCTTCGTAGGGGGGCATCCTATGGCGGGAAAAACCGCCGGACTGGAAGAAGCCGAAGCTAAACTCTTTCAAGATTGTACCTACTGCCTGATACCTGCGCCAAATGCCCGGCAGGAAGCAATCGAAAGCGTGGTGCGGTTGGTAGAAATTGCCGGCGCAAAAGCTCATTTCATAGATGCCGATGAACACGATTCCTATGTGGCAGCTATAAGCCACTTACCCTATCTGACTGCTACCTCGTTGGTGAACCTCTCTTTTGAAAGCGACGGCTGGAAAGAAATCTCTCGTGTAGCCGGTACTGGCTTTCAAGATACTACCCGTCTTGCCGATGGCAGCGTTCAAATGTGGCTGGATATTTGCCGCACCAATAACGACGCACTAATTAGCTGGATTGATCGCTACCAGCAAATGCTCTCGCGAGTGCGCCATATGCTAGAGTTAGCCGGATTACAGGATGAGCGAGGCAGGTCAAGACCCGCCGAAGAAACCGAACCTGAACCGCTGCGCGCTTTTCTTGAAAACGCCCGTGAGGGGCGTACTCAGTTATTTCAGAACAAGCGGAAATTCCAGCTTGAGTCCAATTTTGTAGATTCCAGTATGCCGGACTCAAAAGAGATGAAAGCCAATATAGGCAGGATGTTTGTGGGTGGGATGTTAAAAAAGCCCAAGAAAGATGAGGATAGCAAAAGCTAA
- the dnaA gene encoding chromosomal replication initiator protein DnaA: MTENEPSQNKQTRQNRTLELKQVWQAALHELSLTLPSRAFDSWVRIINLVAIDRLKSEAVLGVPSSFAKTILEQDYRLPIQRALSSVIGETLEIQFIVEQPAQTRFFDQDQQEEAIASVNTSYSNGYAMRNRYNYNKPAKDYSNQRFAQDEHYGANGLNGNQPQNYNATAQNGFDTTSLPQKPSYEEEVDYIDEVTGEPHYSFPDRYTSDSQLSEKAKIANLNPRYIFGDYVEGNNNRMAVAAARHVAENPGHSYNPLFIYGNVGLGKTHILHAIGHEALRLRPHLNVLYVSSEKFTNEMVNAIRERSMEDFRNRYRNIDILMIDDIQFIAGKDSTQEEFFHTFNALHDANKQIVISSDRPPKAMLILEDRLRSRFEGGLISDIQPPDYETRLAILRNKARLKAIPIPEEVLEHIARHIQSNIRELEGALTRVVAFALHNRTNLTVELAVQALHDVMYNTRKKVLTPARVVEVVSQFFNMDIKELRGRSRSQDIVLPRQISMYIIREETDTSLVEIGQELGGRDHTTVMHAIEKIEREMETNQQLRQQVNTIIQLLYSEGGAMR, translated from the coding sequence ATGACGGAAAACGAACCTTCCCAAAATAAACAGACGCGGCAAAATCGTACGCTGGAGTTAAAGCAAGTTTGGCAAGCCGCATTACACGAATTGAGTCTTACCCTTCCCAGCAGAGCTTTTGACTCATGGGTTCGAATTATTAACCTAGTAGCAATTGACAGACTTAAAAGTGAAGCCGTTCTGGGTGTTCCTTCTTCTTTCGCTAAAACTATCCTTGAGCAAGATTACCGCCTTCCAATTCAAAGAGCATTATCAAGTGTAATTGGCGAAACCCTAGAAATTCAATTCATAGTAGAACAACCTGCCCAAACTAGATTTTTTGACCAAGACCAGCAGGAAGAGGCGATTGCTTCGGTTAATACTTCTTATAGCAACGGATATGCTATGCGCAACAGGTATAACTATAATAAACCTGCAAAAGATTATAGTAATCAAAGATTTGCGCAGGATGAGCATTATGGCGCAAATGGATTGAACGGTAACCAACCTCAAAACTACAACGCCACTGCACAAAACGGCTTTGACACAACTAGTTTACCTCAAAAACCTTCTTATGAGGAAGAGGTTGATTATATTGATGAAGTTACCGGCGAACCGCACTACAGTTTCCCTGACCGCTATACCTCTGATTCGCAACTGAGTGAAAAAGCCAAGATTGCTAACCTTAACCCGCGCTATATCTTTGGGGATTATGTTGAAGGCAATAACAATCGCATGGCAGTAGCCGCCGCTCGGCATGTTGCTGAAAATCCCGGACACAGCTATAACCCACTCTTCATATACGGAAATGTAGGTTTGGGTAAAACTCATATTTTGCATGCTATAGGGCATGAAGCCCTGCGTCTTCGCCCACATCTGAACGTACTGTATGTTTCCAGTGAGAAGTTTACTAACGAAATGGTTAACGCTATCCGCGAACGCAGTATGGAGGATTTCCGCAATCGCTACCGTAATATAGATATATTGATGATCGACGATATACAATTCATTGCGGGCAAAGATAGCACTCAGGAAGAATTCTTCCACACTTTTAACGCTTTACATGATGCCAATAAGCAAATTGTAATCAGTTCCGATCGACCACCTAAAGCGATGCTTATTCTGGAAGATCGTTTGCGCAGCCGTTTTGAGGGTGGGTTAATTTCGGATATCCAGCCACCTGATTACGAAACACGTCTTGCAATTCTGCGAAACAAGGCGCGCTTGAAGGCAATACCGATTCCAGAAGAAGTGCTGGAGCATATTGCCCGTCACATCCAGAGCAACATCCGTGAACTTGAAGGTGCGCTTACCCGTGTGGTAGCTTTTGCCTTGCATAATAGGACAAACCTAACGGTTGAACTGGCAGTACAAGCGCTACACGATGTAATGTACAACACCCGTAAGAAAGTTTTGACACCGGCGCGCGTAGTGGAAGTGGTAAGCCAGTTCTTTAATATGGACATTAAAGAATTGCGGGGTCGCAGCCGTAGTCAGGATATAGTTTTACCGCGCCAGATTTCGATGTATATCATTCGCGAGGAAACCGATACCAGTCTGGTTGAAATAGGTCAGGAATTGGGCGGACGCGATCACACCACCGTGATGCACGCAATTGAAAAAATCGAGCGCGAAATGGAAACCAACCAACAGCTTCGTCAGCAGGTTAATACCATAATTCAGTTGCTTTACTCTGAAGGCGGAGCAATGCGTTAA
- a CDS encoding AMP-binding protein, with amino-acid sequence MGDRAWSYVSGTSEKPLLGITIGDLFDQIVSQYPDNEALVSRHQNIRYTYRQFQQVVNQCARSLMHLGFKKGERLGIWAPNVAEWAIVQYATSKIGVILVNINPSYRLHELEYALRQSGCKAIAIAPQFKSSNYTQMLYDICPELKESKPGELKSAALPALRTVIRLSEERMPGMFTWNDVLSVAENVSEAELAVRQRDQEFDDPINIQYTSGTTGFPKGATLSHHNILNNGYFTAELMNFTDKDRLVIPVPLYHCFGMVMGNLGCLTHGATAIYPNDGFDPKMVLEAIQAEKATAVYGVPTMFIAELDHPDFSKYDFSTLRTGLMAGSPCPIEVMKKVNTLMHMPEAEIAYGMTETSPVSFQTRTDAPLNKRVSTVGLIHPHLEVKIVDPTDGKIVAVGEKGELCTRGYSVMLGYWNNEEATKNSIDTAGWMHTGDLAVMDDEGYVNIVGRIKDMIIRGGENVYPREIEEFLYTHPKVSDVQVIGLPDPKYGEEIMAWVKLREGETATSEELRAYCKDKIAHYKVPRYFKFVEAFPMTVTGKIQKYLMRQESIKELGLETAATIKMA; translated from the coding sequence ATGGGCGACAGAGCCTGGAGCTATGTGAGCGGCACCAGCGAAAAGCCGCTTTTAGGTATCACAATCGGCGATTTGTTCGATCAGATTGTTTCGCAGTACCCCGACAATGAAGCGTTAGTTTCGCGTCACCAGAATATTCGTTACACTTACCGCCAGTTCCAGCAAGTAGTAAACCAATGCGCACGCAGCCTTATGCATTTGGGCTTCAAGAAAGGCGAGCGTTTAGGCATCTGGGCACCCAATGTGGCGGAATGGGCGATAGTACAATATGCCACCAGCAAAATTGGGGTCATTTTGGTTAATATTAACCCCAGTTACCGTTTGCATGAACTCGAATATGCTTTACGCCAATCTGGTTGCAAGGCGATAGCTATTGCCCCGCAGTTCAAATCCTCTAACTACACCCAAATGCTTTATGATATTTGCCCTGAATTGAAAGAGAGCAAACCGGGTGAGTTGAAGTCGGCAGCTTTGCCAGCGCTACGCACTGTGATTCGCTTGAGCGAAGAGCGCATGCCCGGCATGTTCACATGGAACGATGTGTTGTCTGTGGCAGAAAATGTCAGCGAAGCCGAACTTGCCGTCCGGCAGCGCGATCAGGAATTTGATGACCCCATCAATATCCAATACACCAGCGGCACTACCGGCTTTCCAAAGGGCGCAACCCTCAGCCACCACAATATTCTGAACAACGGCTATTTTACGGCTGAATTGATGAATTTTACCGATAAAGACCGTCTTGTTATCCCGGTTCCGCTCTATCATTGTTTTGGAATGGTGATGGGCAATCTAGGTTGCCTGACGCATGGTGCAACCGCCATTTATCCGAATGATGGTTTCGACCCCAAAATGGTGTTGGAGGCGATTCAAGCAGAGAAAGCTACTGCCGTCTATGGCGTGCCTACGATGTTCATCGCCGAACTCGATCACCCCGATTTCAGCAAATATGATTTCAGCACCCTACGCACCGGACTCATGGCGGGTTCGCCCTGCCCGATTGAAGTGATGAAAAAGGTTAACACTCTGATGCACATGCCTGAAGCGGAAATAGCGTATGGCATGACCGAAACCAGTCCCGTGAGCTTCCAGACGCGCACCGATGCCCCGCTGAACAAGCGTGTAAGCACCGTTGGGCTGATTCACCCGCATCTCGAAGTGAAAATAGTTGACCCTACCGATGGAAAGATTGTAGCAGTAGGCGAGAAGGGCGAGCTATGCACCCGTGGCTATAGCGTAATGCTCGGTTACTGGAACAACGAGGAAGCCACCAAAAACTCGATTGATACTGCTGGATGGATGCATACCGGTGACCTTGCGGTAATGGATGATGAGGGCTACGTCAATATTGTAGGACGTATCAAGGATATGATTATTCGGGGCGGTGAGAATGTGTACCCACGCGAAATCGAGGAATTCCTCTACACCCACCCGAAAGTATCGGATGTGCAGGTCATCGGTTTGCCCGACCCTAAATACGGCGAAGAAATCATGGCATGGGTGAAATTGCGCGAAGGTGAAACCGCCACTTCCGAGGAGTTGCGCGCCTATTGCAAGGACAAAATCGCTCACTACAAAGTGCCGCGCTACTTCAAGTTTGTGGAAGCCTTCCCTATGACGGTCACGGGCAAAATCCAGAAATACCTGATGAGGCAAGAGAGCATTAAGGAATTGGGTCTTGAAACCGCCGCCACCATCAAAATGGCTTAA
- a CDS encoding DNA-3-methyladenine glycosylase family protein translates to MGWFETEHLNLEYTLECGQTFRWKKMADGFYYGVMGNTFARLQQSGKRIYYETAPQQDDFETLAAYFRLEQDEQYREITKRISIDPLIERAVKKYYGLRLLRQPTFETLISFILSANNNIPKVARAVQAISKKYGQAIVLGKYRGYSFPTAEILAEAKLAELEQEEGIEYRAKYVLQTSKQVAEQGGNLDKLTELPYDWAVGQLMTFPGVGRTVADCVMLFSLGKYEAFPLDSWVQRAMETAYFEGKKTQPRDIYLLAAQKWGEFAGYANEYIYMNARNKV, encoded by the coding sequence TTGGGCTGGTTCGAAACCGAACATCTGAATCTAGAATATACCTTAGAATGCGGGCAGACTTTTCGCTGGAAGAAAATGGCTGATGGTTTTTATTATGGCGTAATGGGCAATACTTTTGCGCGGTTGCAACAAAGCGGGAAGCGTATTTATTACGAAACCGCGCCTCAGCAGGATGATTTTGAAACGCTTGCCGCTTATTTTCGCTTGGAGCAGGACGAACAATATCGCGAAATTACCAAACGAATCAGCATTGACCCTTTGATAGAAAGAGCAGTAAAAAAATATTATGGATTGCGGTTGTTGCGCCAACCTACTTTTGAAACTCTGATTTCTTTTATCCTTTCGGCAAACAACAACATTCCAAAAGTCGCGCGGGCAGTACAAGCAATCAGCAAAAAATACGGACAAGCGATTGTGCTAGGTAAATATCGGGGCTATTCTTTCCCAACCGCCGAAATTCTGGCAGAAGCAAAACTAGCCGAGCTAGAACAAGAAGAGGGTATCGAATATCGTGCCAAATATGTGCTGCAAACTTCGAAGCAAGTAGCAGAACAAGGTGGTAATTTGGATAAATTAACTGAGTTGCCCTACGATTGGGCAGTGGGTCAGTTAATGACTTTCCCCGGCGTAGGGCGCACCGTCGCCGATTGTGTTATGCTCTTTTCGCTGGGCAAATATGAAGCCTTTCCGCTAGATTCGTGGGTGCAACGAGCAATGGAAACCGCTTACTTTGAAGGCAAAAAAACCCAACCGCGTGATATTTATCTTCTGGCGGCGCAGAAATGGGGCGAATTTGCCGGATATGCCAATGAGTATATATATATGAATGCCAGAAACAAAGTATGA
- a CDS encoding lysophospholipid acyltransferase family protein, whose translation MPETKYERVDYMLAVYAFKLVSWISYLSPDWLRYGFAAIAGEIYYWAARSHSHYSDLSMQIVLGEPKINKRVRMISRRCFRNYVKYMTDFFRVNHLTGDDYYKVTGTGGWEYIEQAVAPGKGVMLVTPHFGNWDVAAMLVGKRGYKLTSVANDFNPPELNELIQGARRKQGLTIFSPKEALRGLYTALKRGEIVVLLLDSPLQSEDSESVIINFFGKPARFPVGPARLVLKTGASIMFGYAARQPGNNYYYGLWSPPLSYELSGDKEKDVLEITQLFAGEIEKLVKRHPDQWYMFRKLWLTDEEVARYEQQKREAPLRKPARARKNAGIAQE comes from the coding sequence ATGCCAGAAACAAAGTATGAGAGAGTCGATTATATGTTAGCGGTTTATGCGTTCAAGTTAGTAAGTTGGATAAGTTATTTAAGCCCAGATTGGCTACGCTACGGGTTTGCAGCTATTGCCGGGGAAATTTATTACTGGGCAGCGCGGAGTCACAGCCATTACTCCGACCTCAGCATGCAAATTGTGCTGGGTGAGCCGAAAATAAACAAGCGGGTAAGGATGATTTCGCGGCGTTGTTTCCGTAACTACGTTAAATATATGACCGATTTTTTCAGGGTAAATCATCTTACCGGAGACGATTATTACAAAGTTACCGGCACCGGTGGTTGGGAATATATTGAACAAGCGGTGGCTCCGGGCAAAGGGGTAATGCTGGTTACGCCCCACTTTGGAAACTGGGATGTTGCGGCAATGTTGGTGGGAAAGCGCGGCTACAAACTCACTTCAGTAGCCAACGACTTTAACCCACCGGAACTTAATGAACTGATTCAGGGTGCACGCCGCAAACAAGGACTCACAATCTTTTCGCCCAAAGAAGCCTTGCGCGGGCTTTATACTGCCTTGAAGAGAGGTGAGATAGTAGTGCTGCTTCTGGACTCGCCACTACAAAGCGAGGACAGCGAGTCGGTGATAATTAATTTCTTTGGCAAACCCGCCCGCTTCCCGGTTGGACCTGCCCGCTTGGTGCTAAAAACTGGCGCTTCGATTATGTTTGGGTATGCCGCCCGCCAACCCGGAAACAATTACTACTATGGCTTATGGTCGCCACCACTCAGCTATGAGTTAAGCGGTGACAAGGAAAAGGATGTTCTAGAAATCACACAACTTTTTGCCGGTGAAATTGAGAAACTGGTAAAACGTCACCCTGATCAATGGTATATGTTCCGCAAATTGTGGCTGACCGATGAGGAAGTTGCCCGATACGAGCAGCAAAAACGCGAGGCACCCTTACGTAAACCGGCACGCGCCAGAAAAAACGCCGGAATAGCACAGGAGTGA